The following is a genomic window from Opitutales bacterium.
TTCATTCCTCTAAAGCGCGACTTCATGCCTGACATTTTGACCGTAGCCAGTGAGTCCGATCTGGCAAAAGCAGCGCCTCACCGAGTGTTTACTACACTTTCTGAAGAAGAACAGTCTCAGCTCTTGGCCTTCTTGCAACAGCTAGATGGGCGCGATGCAGATGGAGTGATACCGGCAGATGGTGTGCCCGCCAAACCCTCAGTGCTTGCCATAGACCAAACGGGTCTGGCCATCCATCTTACCTTCGACGATGGCGCAGAGGATTCCCAAGGCAATCAGAGTGCCAGTCTCAGCGGTGGAGCTGGCGTCGATACAAGTGCTGGAGCATTTGGAGCTTCCGTTCGCTTCGATGGAGGTGATGATATGGTGCATCTTTTGGACAGCCCGGTACTCAACATTCCTAAAGAAGCAGTTGTCCAGCAGACCATTTCACTTTGGTTTGCCGTGGATGACGTCGATAATCCTGGGCGCCAACAAATCTTCGAAAGTGGAGGTTCAACACGTGGGTTCAATGCCTATATCGACAATGGGACACTCTATGCGGGAGTGTGGGATCAGAATATTGATGTTGGTGTGGGTGATGTGGCTTCCTGGGAGGGTACATGGCGTTCTATCTCCGGGATTGCATCGGGTGTGTGGCATCATCTCGCTCTCGTTATCGATGCCTCTGCTGACCCAGTTCGGCCGCATGAGGGTGCGTTTTTCGCGTATTTAAACGGTGTCGAATTTGACGTCGGCAACAGTCTCGCAATGCAAATCTCGCGACATGGTGACGATAGCGCTCTTGGTGGAGTGGCGGGGGCGTCTCGGTGGGCCTCAGGCGGTAGACCTCTTAATCTAAATGGTAACATCGACGATTTCGCCATCTGGCACCGCAGTCTTTCTGAGGACGAGATAAGAATTTTGGCTGACGGCGCTGGGGGCTCGCCGGTTGATCTACTTTCATCAGAGGAGTTGGTGGGGCATTTCCCTTTTGACGAAGGTTGGACTGACCGATCGGGGATTCAGAATCTAAGAATCAATGGTGGCGCCCTCATTGAGGCTGATGCTGGCCAGTTTATGGGCGGTGCCCGATTTGATGGAGTGGATGATGTGGCCAACATTAGAAATAACAATTTGTTGAATACATATGATGGAGGCCTTGCCCAACGGACGATCAGCCTTTGGTTTTCGGTGGACGACGTTGCCTCAATGCAGCGCCAGGTCATTTTCGACCTCGGAGGATCCAAACGGGGCTTTAATGCCTATATCGAAGACGGTGTGCTTCACGCCGGGATTTGGGATATTGCAACCGATGCGATCATCGGTGATCAAGAGACATGGCCTGGAACCTGGCGAACCGTTGGTGGAATCGAACCAGGAGCCTACTATCACCTCCTCATGGTCCTTGATGCTTCTGAATCGCCGACACTGCCTCATCCGGGTGCATTCAAAGCCTACTTAAATGGTGTCGAATTTGATGTTGGAAATGATATTGCCATGCAAATTGCCGCCCACACGGACGCGTGTAGTTTGGGAGGACCGGCGGGCAAATCAAAGTTTCTTTCAGGCGGCACAGGGAGTCACTTTCGAGGATTCCTGGACGATTTTGCGGTCTGGAATCGCGTGTTGAGCGACGACGAGATTGCTCGCTTGTCGGCCCCTTGAGCTATGACTACGAGACCTGATTTGCATTTTGTCATATCTGCCTCAGGTTCTCGATCGATGAAAATGAAAAAACTCTTCGCGCTTGCTGCTACTTCGGTGTCCACCGCGCTTTTCGCTGAGCCCATGAGTGTCGGTAGCACGGCTCCTACTGAGCTCATTGTGAAAACGGATGCCGGAGAGCAATTCGACATCGGTAAAGATCTGCAGTCAGGAATGGTCTTGGTATATTTCTATCCCAAGGCGGACACGCCAGGCTGCACCAAACAGGCGTGCTCGATACGCGATGCCTTCTCTGAGCTTTCGAATGATGGTCTACGTGTCTACGGTGTGAGCATGGATTCGGTCGAAGCTCAGGCGGCCTTCAAAGAAAAATACTCGCTTCCTTTTACCCTGATAGCCGATACCGAAGGCATTCTTGTGGATGCCATGGGTGTGCCCAAGCGGGGTCGGTTTCCAGCTCGACAAGCCTTCCTCTTCAACGAGGGTGAGCTTGTCTGGCGCGACCTCAAAGCATCTACAGCCAAGCAGGCTGCTGATGTCCGCGAGGCGATGGCTCAGCTTTGAGCGAGTCAGCCATTAAACCCATTTTTTGAACTACCTGTTCGCTCATCGAAGAGCGAACAGGTTTTTTTGTGTCCAAGTTGCACGAAACTGGCTTCAGGAGAGTCTTCGTTTACAACAAGTTCTCAAATCAACCACGTTTATCCATGAAGATTGTTTCTGTAGTCAAAGGTCTATCTCTCTTTGTTATCCTCGTCTCGCGCCTGGGGGCCTTGGAAGTCGAGATCGATTTAACCAACGACTCGGGCACCCTTGGCGAACTCTTCAATGATGTGTCGAGCGGCACATTCCTGGTCCCTGGAGGATCAGGTTTAGAAATCACGATCGAAGCATTGTCTACTGATAGTAGTTTGAACTCGAATGTAGGCTCTCCGAACCGTCTTGGCATAAATTCTACTCTCTCTGGAGAGGATGCTGACGACTTTGACGTGGGAGAGTTTGTTGAGTTCTCTTTCAGTAAGAGCGTTGAAGTAACGTCCCTTGATTTTGTTGGTTTTGGAGCAGGAGAGACCTTCTCATTTGCGGGACAATCCATCACCGGGGCTCAAAATCTTTACGCGGTCCCCAGTCCGGTGTCGATTGCTGCGAACACATCCTTTCGTTTAGAATCGATCTCGGGAACAATGGGATTGCAGGCGATCACGCTCAATGTCGTTCCCGAGCCGAGTGAGACGGCGGCTGTTTTCGGAATTGCGGGCATGCTCTTTGTTTTTCGGCATCGCCGCCGTCGAGCGCATGTTCGGCGTTCATGAATCTCTTTTTTCTTCTTCGAGCAACAGCTTATACTCCATCGAATCCTTGAGAGCTTGCCAGGAGGCATCGATGATATTGTCGCTTGCCCCTACAGTGCCCCAAGTCTCATGGCCGTCAGTGGATTCAATGAGGACGCGTGTCACGGCGTCGGTGCCGAGGGCGTTGTCGAGGATACGGACCTTGAAATCTGTAAGGGTCACGGTCTTGAGTATGGGGAAAGCGGGGATGAGGGCTTTGCGCAGTGCATGGTCCAGGGCGGATACGGGGCCGTGTGCCTCGGATACGGTGTGGTAATCGTCCTCGCCGACACGGATTTTTACTGTGGCTTCAGAAATGGTGCGGCTCAGAGCGATCTGTCGACCTACGGAAGAGCGATATTGGACGAGCTCAAATGCGTCTTTCCTGCCTTTCAGGTAACGGTGGATGAGCAATTTAAAGGAGGCATCTGCGGCCTCATATTCGTAGCCTCGAAACTCTAGATCCTTCAGGTCTGCCAAGAATTTTTGAAGCTCTGAAGACTTCTCCAATTCGATGCCGAGTTCTTTGGCCTTGAGCATCAAGCTGGCTCGACCTGCCATGTCAGAAACGAGTACACGGGTGTGGTTACCCACGCGCTCTGGCTGCATGTGCTCGTAAGAGTGCTTTACCTTGCCGACGGCATCGGCGTGAACACCCCCCTTGTGTGCAAAGGCGGCAGTGCCGACGAAGGGAGCGCGCGGGTCGGAGCGCACGTTAGCGAGTTCGTCGATGAAAATGGAGAGATCGCGCAGACTCGCCATCTGCTGAGAGCAGTTCAGGGTTCGCCCCATCTTCTCAGAAAGATTGGGAATGATTGTGGTCAGGTTGGCGTTGCCGTTGCGTTCCCCGATGCCGTTCATGGTGCCTTGGACGAGGACGGCACCCTGGCGCACGCCATCGATGGAAAGCGCCACACCGAGTCCGCAATCGTTGTGGCAGTGCATGCCTACCCGCGTGTTGGGAAACTGTTTCACTACACGAGCTACAATCTTTTCCAGTTCGGAAAGCATCATGCCGCCGTTCGTATCGCAGAGGGTGATGCACGAGGCTCCGCCGCGCACTGCGGCTTCTAGGGTAGACAAGGCATAGACATCGTCGTCTTTGTAGCCGTCGAAAAAGTGTTCCGCGTCATAGATCACTTGACGTCCATTTTTAACCAGGAAAGCGACGGACTCCTCGATCATTTTGAGATTCTCATCACCGGTGGTGCGAAGGATCTCCGTGATATGCAGCAGCCAGGTTTTACCGAAGATGGTGACGGCAGGTGTCTCTGCTTCGAGCAGGATCTTGAGTTGAGCATCGTCCTCGGCTCTCTTGTCCGCGCGTCGTGTGGAACCAAATGCGGTTATTTTAGCATGCTTGAGCTGGAGTTGTTTTGCCTGCTCGAAGAAGGCCATATCTCGAGGGTTGGAGCCGGGCCAGCCACCTTCGATGTAATCAATTCCGAATTGGTCTAGCTTTTCAGCCACGCGCAGCTTCGCAGCTACGGTGAAAGACACGCCCTCGCCCTGCGTGCCATCGCGCAGCGTCGTATCGTAGATCCAGACATCCGGTGAGTTCATAAGCGAATTGAGTAAAACATTCCAAATTAATTGGGCATAGATACTGGCACAAGGTGGAAATCCGTGGATTCATTGGTGGAGGTGCAATTGAAAGGACGGGGAGTTGTTCCAGTTGTCTCTCCTCGGCTTCAGTGGTTGTAGTTGAGGCGCTCTGTCGCCTCGCCCCTGCGGTGTGGATCGAAGCAACGGTCTGCGCACCAGCAGAGCGGTGCGACTACAACAAAGGCGGTTGGGGACATATTCCCGAAGTTTCAATTAGGCCCTGCTCGAAGCCCAAAGAGTTTTCGGTCGAGGCAATTGTATTGATCTAGGTTAGTACGGTAGGGTCGTTTCGTCAAAACGGCCGCGGTTGTAGTATAGATCCGCATATTTTTCATGCGTGCACCCAGTGATGGAGATCAGGGATCTTTTCACCCAATTATAAGGCTGTTTAGTCCCATAAGTTCTCCGAATCCTGGTCGAGATAACCGCCTTTGTTATTGACTGGATCAAGGCTCGGATGGGTGCTTTTTAAATATCATGTACAAATTCATACCTGTTGTTCTATTGGCGCTTGCTGGCTTTTTTGGAAATATCGGATGGGCTCTGATCCCGGTAGAGGATTTTGCCAAACCTTCTAGAATTTCGGGTGCGCGGTTGTCACCCGACGGGAAGTGGTTGGCGTTCCGTTATCCCTCAGGCGATCGGATGGACTTGATGGTGTTTAATCTTGATGAGTAGGACGGTGTGAGGATGAAGGGGTGGCAGGCAGATGACGTAAATAGCGTTCACTGGGTGGGAGATGATCGTTTGGTTTTCGACGTGGTTTTCCGAAACCAATATGCAGGGGGTCTGTTTTCGGTGAAGGCAGGTTCGCGTCGCTTCGAGGTGCTTAACAAGTTTGATGCTTTGAGGGTGATCGATCCGGTCCCTTCAGACGAAAACGTGGTATTGACTCGTTTGTATTCCACGAGCCGTGGCGGTCCGCGCACAGTGCGTTATTTCACCAAACGTGGTATCGGGCGTGTGGTCAAATCTGCCGAATCATTACCAGGTACTCAGTTGGGATGGTATGGCGATGGCGGGGGCGATTTGATTGGCTGCCGCGTCTATCACGACGGAAAATTACGCCTGTATTTCCGTGAAACTTATGAAAGTGAATGGCGAGAATTAAAACGCGTCAGTGAAGATGTAGGGCAGTCATTTGAGGTGTTGGGTTTCGATCCTCATGAACGCACATTTTGGATGACCGCTTACGAAGACGGAGCCAATACGGCGAGCCTTTTCAAGGTGCCAGTAGATCCTGGTAGCGAAACCATCCGCGTGTTCAATGATCCAAAATACGATATACGGGACAATGCGGGTTTACTACGATCTAAGGCCACCGGTCAGGTGGTAGGTATGGCCTACGACCAAAAAGGTCCCACAAATATTTGGTTTACTGAAGAGTTCGATATGCTTCAGGCAAGCATCGACCAGGCCTTCCCCACGTCTGAGAATACGATCGTCGACTTTTCGAAGGGTAAAGAGCGTCTGTTGATACACTCCTATTCTGATCGCTCTCCGGTGTCTTATCGCGTCGTAGATATCGCTTCTAAAAACATTATCTTTGAGGCGCATTCGCGGGAGTGGATCGACTCGGCCGAGCTCCATACGCAATTCAGTCTTAACCTCAAGATGCGTGATGGTCTCGTGCTGCAGGGCTATCTCACGTTGCCCGGGGCACCCGATGCAGGTCCTTATCCGATGGTAGCCTTAGTGCATGGGGGCCCTTGGTCTCGTGACACCTGGGGATATGACCCAATAGTGCAGCTTCTGGCGAGTCGTGGCTATGCTGTGCTCCAGCTGAACTTTCGAGGCTCCAGTGGCTATGGGAAAACGATCTCTCAGAAGTATAGTGGTGACTTCAGGGACATGGTCCTAGATGTAACCGATGCCACGCGGCAGATTTGTGAGCGGGGCTGGGCAGACCCATAGCGTTTGGCGATCATGGGTGCGAGTTTTGGAGGCTATGCCGCTCTGGCTGCTCAGGTGTTTGATCCCGGTCTCTTTCAGTGTTCGATTTCTTATGCTGGCGTCTTTGACGTCGCCGAACAAATCGAGAATTGGGGTGATGGCTTTTGGCGCAAGCGTCAAGGCACCTACGCATATGACTACTGGGTAAAACGCCTTGGAGACCCGGAGAAAGATGCGGCTCTGATCGAAGAACTCTGCCCGATCAGTAATGCAAGTTCGATACAAGTGCCCGTGTTCCTTGCTCACGGTAGATTGGATCGTGTCGTCGATATCGAACAGACTAAAGATATGGCTCGAGCGCTGACACAAGCCGGCAATAAACCCAGGACATTATACCTCTCAGCTGAGCAACACGGCGTTAGCAGCATGAAGAATAGGAAGAAATACTACGACGCTGTATTGGATTTCTTAGCTGAGCATTTGGCTGAGTAGTGTTTTTCTAGACTATTCTAGAACGCTTTCTCACTCCTTGGTCATATTACTCTCCGAGTCACGAAGAGGTGACCCTTGAGCTTTATTTCGCGCGCGGAGGCGAAGGGCCTGAAGACGGATAAAGCCGCTGGCATCGTCTGGATTGTAGTCGCTGTCGACACCTTCCATAGATGCTATGTTCTCATCGTAAAGAGACACGTCAGATGTGCGCCCAGCGCACATGATGTTACCCTTGTAGAGCTTCAGTTTAACGGTGCCGGTTACGTTCTCTTGGCTCTTGTCAATGAGGGCTTGGAGTGCTTCCCGCTCGGGCGCATACCAAAAGCCATTATAGATCAGTTCGGCATACTTCGGGATGAGGCCATCGCGGAGATGCATCAGATCACGGTCCATCGTCAAGGTCTCCATCTGTCTATGGGCGTTGATTAGGATCGTGCCCCCCGGAGTTTCGTAAATGCCTCTACTTTTCATGCCGACAAAGCGGTTTTCCACGAGATCGACTCGGCCGATACCGTGTTTGCCGCCGAGACGATTGAGCTCTTTGAGCACGCCGGCAGGGGTCAGTGCGACTCCGTTGACTGCGGTGCAGTCGCCATTGACAAAGCTGAGTTCGATATACTCGGGCTCGTCGGGAGCATCAACTGGATCGGTGCTGAGTTTATACATCGCCTTGTCGCGTTCGCCAGTGGCGTCATACATGGGATCTTCTAGAATACCGGCTTCGTAAGAGATATGAAGGAGGTTGCGATCCATTGAATATGGCTTCGATGCACTGGCTTCGACATCGACGCCGTTGGCCACGCACCAGTCGATCATTTCTTTACGTCCCGGGAACATCTCTCGGAAGACTGGCATGCGCCAGGGAGAGATGATTTCCAAATCGGGGCTCAATGCTGCGTAGGTCAGTTCAAAGCGGACTTGGTCATTACCCTTACCGGTCGCACCATGGGAAACGGCTTGGGCTCCCTCCTTTTCAGCGATCTCGATTTGGGCCTTTGCGATGAGGGGGCGGGCAATGGATGTCCCGAGGAAATACTGTCCCTCGTAGATAGCATTGGCGCGGACCATAGGGTAGATGAAATCACGGGCAAATTCTTCAACCAAGTCCACAGTGTAGTGGGCGACAGAGCCTGTGGCTTTCGACTTTTCGCCGAGCCCATCGAGCTCTTCTTCCTGACCCACGTCTGCAGAAAAGGTGATGATGTCTGCGTTGTAGTGGTCCTTCAACCACCGCACGAGTACGGAGGTGTCAAGGCCACCTGAGTAAGCGAGAACTATTTTCATGTATAAAAATTGTGTGTGTGGTTTAGGCCCGGGTTTCCTTCCAAGCATCGGAGAGCACTGACATGATTGCTTTCTGAACATGCAGTCGATTTTCGGCCTGGTCAAAGATGATAGAAGCTGGATGGTCTAGCACGTCTTGTGACACTTCCTCGCCGGAGTGCGCTGGGAGGCAATGCATGAAATACGCGTCTTTTTTCGCAGCCTCGAGTAAGCCCATATTGACCTGGTAGGGGAGCATTGCCGTTAGGCGAGATTCTGCCTGGCCTTCGTCACCCATGCTGACAAAGACATCGGTATAGAGCACGTCGGCATCCTTGGCCGCTTCGTAGGGATCGTTGGTGAAAGTGTATCCGCTGAGCCCATCGGCTGCGAGGGCTTCATCCAACTCCGGACCGGGTTTGAACGCTTCGGGACCGGACAGCGCGACCTCCATGCCAAGGACAAGTCCTGAGAGCACAAGAGAGTAGGCCATATTTGAGGCACAGTCTCCGAAGTAGGCAAGTTTGCGACCGACCAGTGCTGACGGCAAATCGTCAGGATTACTTGCCCAGCGTTCCGCGAGCGTGAAGTAGTCGGTAAAGGTCTGACAGGGATGGAGGAAGTCAGACAGTCCATTGATCACAGGGATCGTGGCATGCGCAGCAAACTCATCGAGGTAGCTGTGCTCGAAGCAACGAATGACGACCCCGTGTAGGTAGCGCGACAGGACTTTAGCTGTGTCAGCGACGGTTTCTCCGCGGCCGATCTGGGTCTGCTGAGCATTGAGGACCACGGGATGGCCGCCGAGCTCGCTCACGCCCACATCGAAGGAGACGCGCGTGCGCGTGCTATTCTTGAAGAATATCAAGCCCCAGCTCTGTCCTTGTAGGGTTGGAGGTGTGCTGCCATAGCGATGCTGTTTGAAGCTGGACGCCAAGCCAAAGATCTCTGCGATCTCAGCCTGACTGAAGTCTGTATCTCTGAGGAAGTGTTTACTCATTTGTGTAGAGGGGTTCAGGTAGAAACGGAGAGCTCTGCTTCGGAAAATACCGAGTCGAGGATGCCCAAACACTCGTTGAGTGCTTCTTTAGTGACGTTGAGAGGCGGTAGTAGCCGCAACGCTTGATGGCCCGCAGCCACGACGAGCATGCCTGCTTCCCGGCACCGAATGACCCACGGCATGGGATCTTCATTGAGGCCGAGAGCGAGCATGAGGCCACGTCCACGGACTTCTTTGATGAGACCAGAATGGTGTGTTGCGAGTTGCTCTAATTGAGCTGTAAACCACGCGCTGACTTCTTGGACGTGCTGAATGATATGCTCCTCTTCTAGCACATCAAGCGTAGCCAAAGCGGCCTCGGCGGCTAAGGGTGAGCCGCCGAAAGTCGTGCCGTGCGTACCTGGTGTGAAAAGGTGAGCATGGGCGTCGCTTACCCAGATTGCGCCGATAGGGAAACCGCCCCCAAGGCCCTTGGCCATGCCGATAGCATCCGGCTGAATCCCCGCCGCTTGATAGGCAAAAAATTGACCGGTCCGGCCGATGCCACATTGCACCTCGTCGATAAGCAACAAGACCTTACGATCGTCGCAGAGCTTCCGGAGATCTTTGAGGAATTGCAGCGAGCAAGGGCGGATGCCGCCTTCGCCTTGGATGGTTTCAATGAATACTGCGGCCGTTTGATCGTCGATTGCAGCGGCAAAGCTATCGATGTTATTGAATTCGGCTGTGACGAAGCCGGGCACCAATGGATGAAAGCCATTTTGGACCTTTTCTTGAGGGGTCGCACTCATTCCGCCGAAAGTACGGCCATGGAATGCAGTATCGGCGACGACGATTTTGTAGATGTCGCCATCTTTGCCGCCGGCTTTCTGTTTACCGAACAAACGTCCGAGTTTGATGAGGCCTTCGTTGGCCTCCGCACCGCTATTGCAGAAAAAGGCTTTTCCGGGTCCAGCTTGCTCCGCGAGGCGTTTGGCCAGAGCTGCTTGGTTGGGATTGCCGTAGAGGTTTGAGCAGTGAACGAGTTGTGCCGCCTGTTCAGAAACGCGACGGACCCATTTTGGATGGGAGTGTCCGAGCGAGGTCACCGCGATACCGGAGGTCATATCGAGGTAACGTCGGCCGGTCTCGTCCCATAGGTAGGATCCTTGCCCCTTCACTGCGATAAGCGCAGGCGGCAACGGATAATTCCCGAGAGAATAGGCCGTATATGTTTCTGTGGTATTCATGACGAAAACGAGAGGGAGGCTCAGGCTTGAACGAGTTCTGTGCCAATGCCGGTGTGAGTAAATATTTCTAGAAGTATGGAATGGGGCATCCGGCCGTCGACCAGGTGCACGCGGTGGACGCCGGCTTCGAGTGCATCGACTGCACTGTCTACCTTAGGCACCATGCCTTTCGATATGACACCGTCTGCTTTTAGCTGAGGGACTTCATTGATTTTGAGCGAAGATATGAGCGTTGCAGGTTCCTCGGGGTTTCGAAGCAATCCGGGAACATCGCTCATATAGACCAGACGCCGGGCATGAAGTGCTTTGGCCACATGTGCTGCGGCGATGTCGGCATTGATGTTATGTGGTTGGCCGGAGGCATCGATTGCAACTGGGGAGATGACGGGGGTATACCCATTGTCGAGGGCGTATAAGATGGGTTGAGTCAGCACGTGGGTGACTTCACCGACATAACCGATATCCACTGCCTTGCCGTCTGCATCTTCGGTAAGCCGCTTGCACTGCAGCACCCGATTTCCGTGGATTGCGATCGGTTTGCCCTTGGCAGCTTGAATCAGGTTACAAATATCGAGATTGACTGAGTGGTTTAGAGTATTCTCAACGATGGATACAGCCTCAGCGGAAGTCCTACGTAGGCCATTTACGAATTCTGCTTCGATCCCGGCGGCGTCCATGGCCCGAGTGATGGCTTTTCCTCCACCATGGACCACGACAACCCGGATACCGACGGAGGCCAAGAAGGCGACGTCGGTGGCGACGCGACCACGCATCTCTGGGTCGGGGTCATCCATGAAAGAACCTCCGTATTTGATGACAAAAATCGAGTCCCTGAACCGTTGGATGTAGGGGAGTGCCTCAATGAGAACGGAGGCTTTGGTGGTAGGGGTGATCATTTCCATGGCTTATTCGGACCGGTTAAAATTAACGTAGGCCTCCGTAAGGTCTGTCGCTAACAACTTCGCCTCTGCAGCACCCAGGTGGAGATCGAGTGTCACGGTAAACTCCTTTTGCTGAACGGTTTCTTTCCAATGGGTAGCATGGGCATCTTGAGGTTCACCTTTCAGCAGAGCAGGAAAGCTATCGTAGAAGAGGTCGATATTATCGGAGTCGAGCCCGATTTGTGCGTAGCCGGCTGCGTCGATGAGTCTGCCCCAGTTGGGGTCTTCGCCATACCAAGAGCTCTTGACTAGCAGAGAATTACCGATGCACCGTGCTACTTTGTCTGCTGCTGCTTTATCAGGCGCTCCTTTGACTTTGATGGTGATTACTTTGGAGATTTTTTCACCGTCAGAAACGATCATATGGGCCAGTTTGAAGCAAATGGCATTGAGCGCTGAGCTGAAGGCTTGGTAGGTCGAATTGCTGGGGTCGTCGGGAATTTCTGTGCCAGATGAGCCATTGGCGAAAATCATGACCGTGTCGTTTGTACTCATATCGCCGTCGACGGTGATACAGTTGAAAGACTGATCGACTGCTGCTTTAAGGAGTCTTTGGAGCAGTTCCGGCTGAATGGTTACATCGGTTGCCAGGTAAGCCAGCATAGTGGCCATATTGGGCTCGATCATCCCGGCGCCTTTTGCCATAGCGCCAATGGTGAAGCCGGGACCTGTGACGGTGGCTACCTTCCGGCATGTATCCGAGGTGAGAATGGCATCCGCGGCTGACAAACCAGCCTCCCGATCGCTCGATAAGGAATGAGTCAGTGATTCTAGCCGCGTGATCATATTATGAACAGGAAGTTGCCGGCCGATCCGTCCGGTCGAGGCGACATGAATACATTCCGCGGGAACATTGAGTTTCTGGGATGTGCGGTGGGAGAGCTTCCACGCATTATCGCGTCCTGTGGCACCTGTCGCCGCATTAGCATTGCCGCTATTGATCAGGCAACCCTGCGCAGACGCCGTGCTTTCCAAATACTCTATGGAAAGTAAGACGGGGGCAGCTTTGACATCGTTCTTCGTGAAAACTGCGGC
Proteins encoded in this region:
- the argF gene encoding ornithine carbamoyltransferase, which produces MSKHFLRDTDFSQAEIAEIFGLASSFKQHRYGSTPPTLQGQSWGLIFFKNSTRTRVSFDVGVSELGGHPVVLNAQQTQIGRGETVADTAKVLSRYLHGVVIRCFEHSYLDEFAAHATIPVINGLSDFLHPCQTFTDYFTLAERWASNPDDLPSALVGRKLAYFGDCASNMAYSLVLSGLVLGMEVALSGPEAFKPGPELDEALAADGLSGYTFTNDPYEAAKDADVLYTDVFVSMGDEGQAESRLTAMLPYQVNMGLLEAAKKDAYFMHCLPAHSGEEVSQDVLDHPASIIFDQAENRLHVQKAIMSVLSDAWKETRA
- a CDS encoding aspartate aminotransferase family protein, which codes for MNTTETYTAYSLGNYPLPPALIAVKGQGSYLWDETGRRYLDMTSGIAVTSLGHSHPKWVRRVSEQAAQLVHCSNLYGNPNQAALAKRLAEQAGPGKAFFCNSGAEANEGLIKLGRLFGKQKAGGKDGDIYKIVVADTAFHGRTFGGMSATPQEKVQNGFHPLVPGFVTAEFNNIDSFAAAIDDQTAAVFIETIQGEGGIRPCSLQFLKDLRKLCDDRKVLLLIDEVQCGIGRTGQFFAYQAAGIQPDAIGMAKGLGGGFPIGAIWVSDAHAHLFTPGTHGTTFGGSPLAAEAALATLDVLEEEHIIQHVQEVSAWFTAQLEQLATHHSGLIKEVRGRGLMLALGLNEDPMPWVIRCREAGMLVVAAGHQALRLLPPLNVTKEALNECLGILDSVFSEAELSVST
- the argB gene encoding acetylglutamate kinase — protein: MEMITPTTKASVLIEALPYIQRFRDSIFVIKYGGSFMDDPDPEMRGRVATDVAFLASVGIRVVVVHGGGKAITRAMDAAGIEAEFVNGLRRTSAEAVSIVENTLNHSVNLDICNLIQAAKGKPIAIHGNRVLQCKRLTEDADGKAVDIGYVGEVTHVLTQPILYALDNGYTPVISPVAIDASGQPHNINADIAAAHVAKALHARRLVYMSDVPGLLRNPEEPATLISSLKINEVPQLKADGVISKGMVPKVDSAVDALEAGVHRVHLVDGRMPHSILLEIFTHTGIGTELVQA
- the argJ gene encoding bifunctional glutamate N-acetyltransferase/amino-acid acetyltransferase ArgJ produces the protein MSESLFSFSENPSGITDVPGFLAASTAADIRQTGDHQRLDMALIFSESSATTAAVFTKNDVKAAPVLLSIEYLESTASAQGCLINSGNANAATGATGRDNAWKLSHRTSQKLNVPAECIHVASTGRIGRQLPVHNMITRLESLTHSLSSDREAGLSAADAILTSDTCRKVATVTGPGFTIGAMAKGAGMIEPNMATMLAYLATDVTIQPELLQRLLKAAVDQSFNCITVDGDMSTNDTVMIFANGSSGTEIPDDPSNSTYQAFSSALNAICFKLAHMIVSDGEKISKVITIKVKGAPDKAAADKVARCIGNSLLVKSSWYGEDPNWGRLIDAAGYAQIGLDSDNIDLFYDSFPALLKGEPQDAHATHWKETVQQKEFTVTLDLHLGAAEAKLLATDLTEAYVNFNRSE